One window from the genome of Malus domestica chromosome 01, GDT2T_hap1 encodes:
- the LOC103411539 gene encoding U-box domain-containing protein 28-like translates to MVRDDDLYVAVPSFFRCPISLDIMKSPVSLCTGVTYDRSSIQRWLDDGNNTCPATMQLLHTKDLLPNRNLHRLIQIWSDSFRLPPRNSTSFSPPSSPFQPPLPKDQIRHLIHRLDAYTEPSSSFDSLSKIAQFARESDDNRKILAERDGFIQVLVEFLGGSGNAEDKNIGALEQVVRILDLVKDKIQDREELSRWMLKKSGQDCLASLLLIAQHGSVDSRIATAGVLESISVNAEAKILIAEKEGLLPQLLKSTAPEKDPTVIEASLSCLIALSTPKRVKVRLVHLGAVKLLSKLLWDPNSTTATVEEALKLLETVSSVKEGRGKICEDGKCVSGIVQRLLKVSSAAAEHAVTILWSVCYLFKERAAQEAVGRANGLTKILLLMQSNCSPAVRQMCADLLKIFRVNSKSVISCYDTKTTHIMPF, encoded by the coding sequence ATGGTGAGGGACGACGACCTCTACGTCGCGGTGCCGAGCTTCTTCCGGTGTCCGATATCGCTCGACATCATGAAATCCCCTGTTAGCCTCTGCACCGGCGTCACCTACGACCGCTCCAGCATCCAGCGCTGGCTCGACGACGGCAACAACACCTGCCCCGCCACCATGCAACTCCTCCACACCAAAGACTTGCTCCCCAACCGCAACTTGCATCGCCTCATCCAGATCTGGTCTGACTCCTTCCGCCTCCCCCCACGCAACTCCACCTCCTTCTCGCCACCCTCTTCACCCTTCCAACCACCACTGCCCAAGGACCAGATCCGCCACCTAATCCACCGCTTGGACGCCTATACCGAACCATCTTCCTCCTTCGATTCCCTTTCCAAGATTGCCCAGTTCGCAAGAGAGTCCGACGACAACCGCAAAATCCTCGCCGAAAGAGATGGTTTCATCCAAGTCCTCGTCGAGTTTCTCGGTGGCAGCGGCAATGCCGAAGACAAAAACATCGGCGCCCTCGAACAAGTTGTGAGAATCCTTGATCTGGTGAAGGACAAAATACAAGACCGGGAGGAGCTGTCGAGATGGATGCTAAAAAAGAGCGGTCAGGATTGCTTGGCTTCTCTGCTTCTTATTGCACAACATGGAAGTGTGGATTCTCGAATCGCAACGGCTGGGGTTTTGGAATCAATATCGGTAAACGCGGAAGCGAAGATCCTGATAGCCGAGAAAGAAGGGCTTTTACCCCAGCTGCTGAAGTCCACGGCTCCGGAAAAGGATCCGACGGTCATTGAAGCGAGTCTCTCTTGCTTGATCGCCCTGTCGACCCCGAAGCGAGTGAAGGTTAGATTGGTCCATTTAGGAGCAGTGAAGCTGCTGTCCAAGTTGCTGTGGGATCCGAATTCCACGACGGCGACGGTGGAGGAGGCGTTGAAGTTGCTGGAAACGGTGTCGTCGGTGAAAGAGGGGCGGGGAAAGATATGCGAGGACGGCAAGTGCGTGTCGGGGATCGTGCAGAGGCTGCTGAAGGTGTCGAGTGCGGCGGCGGAGCACGCGGTGACGATACTATGGAGCGTGTGCTATTTGTTTAAGGAGAGGGCAGCGCAAGAGGCGGTGGGGAGGGCGAATGGGTTGACCAAGATATTGCTGCTGATGCAAAGCAATTGCTCGCCGGCTGTTCGGCAAATGTGTGCCGATTTGCTCAAGATTTTTCGTGTGAATTCGAAATCGGTTATTTCTTGTTATGATACTAAGACCACTCATATCATGCCCTTCTGA